The genomic stretch GGATGAGGCGTAGCGCCTCGCGGTGGAGGATCAGGTCGGTGTTGTCGGCGATGAAGGCGCTGGTGGCACCAAGGTGGATGATGCCCTTGGCCTCGGGAGCATCGTCCCCGAAGAGGTAGACGTGCGCCATGACGTCGTGGCGGAACCGCCGTTCGTACTCGGCTGCCCGCTCGAAGTCGAGCGTGTCCAGCGCGGCGCGCATCTGCTCGAGCGCCGTGTCCGAGATGTCGATGCCGAGCTCGGCCTCCGACTCGGCGAGCGCCAGCCAGAGACGGCGCCAGGTGCCGAAACGTTTCTTCGGCGAGAAGATCTGCTGCATCTCGCTGGATGCGTATCGCTCCGAGAGAGGGTGGCAGTAGCGGTCGTACTGAGTCACGCTCACCGTCTCCAGTAAAACTCGCGCACGTACCGGCCGCCGTCGCGCTCGAAAATGAGCGCGACGCGACCGGTCCCGCGTACCGCCGCGAAGGCCTGCGCGGTCTCGTCCGCGGTCCGGACGCGGATCCGGTTGATCTGCAGGATTACGTCGTCCCGACGGAGCCCCAACTGTTCGGACAAGCGATCCGAGATGTCGGTTACGAGCGCGCCCGACTCGCTCACGAGGTCTCGCTCTGCCTGGACCTGTGGTGTCACCGAAATGAGCTGGATGTCGCGCAGCACGGTCACGCGCTCGGCTGTCACGGACGGATACGACGTCGTCTCCAGGGTGACGGGCCGGTTCTGGCCCTCGACATCTAGTGTGAGGCGCTCGCCTGCCCTGAGATCGAGTAGCACGCCCTCGAAGTCCAGCGGCCCCGTGAGCGCACGACCGTTTGCGGAGAGCAGCTGGTCCCCAGGCTCGAGCCCCGCGACGTCTCCCGGCGACCCGTCGGCGACCCGCGAGATTCGAACCCCGTGTGTGCGTCCCCACTGGTCGGCTTCAAGCGGCTCGACGTCGATGCCCACCCAGGCACGGATCACCTGCCCAGTGCGCAGGAGATCATCTGCGATGCGCATCGCGCGGTCGATTGGGATCGCAAACCCGAGTCCTTCGCTTCCACCGCTGCGCGAAATGATCGATGCGTTGATGCCGATCACCTCGCCCGCGGCGTTCACGAGCGGGCCGCCCGAATTGCCAGGGTTGATCGAGGCGTCTGTCTGGATCATTCCGAAGTAAAAGCTGCCGTCGTCCGAGGAGGGGATGATGTTGCGGTTCACTGCGGAGATCACTCCGGCTGTCACGGTCGGCTTGGTATCGGAGGCGTAGTTTCCGAGAGGATTCCCGATCGCAAGAGCCCATTCCCCGATCATGAGCCCCTCGACGGTTCCGATAGGCGCGAAGGGCAGGCCCTCGCCCTCGACGCGAAGCACGGCGATGTCGGCGACCGGGTCGGTACCCACCACCGTGGCGTCATAGTCGCGCCCATCCGGCAAGGTGACCCGGATCTGGTCCGCACCGGTGATCACGTGGTCGTTCGTGAGGATGATCCCGTCGCTGCGGACGATCACGCCCGAGCCGAAGCCCGCGCTGCGCCGCAGTCCGCCTGGAGGCATGAAGAAGCTCTCGTACCGGGTCCGGGCCCGAATGCGCTCGGTTCGGATCACGCTGATACTCACAACGGCCGGGGCGACTCGGTTCGCGGCCCGCACGATCGCCGTTGTCCGGCTCTGGTCCAACTCGCCGGGTACCCCGCGAGAACGCTCCGTCTCAGCCGGTGCGGTTCCGACTGACGCGTCTTTCGCCGGAGCGATGCCCGCGGAAACGGTTGGCTCCTCGCTCAGCCCTGCGGTGGACGCGACCTCAGCCGACTCCTGTCCGCACGCTGGAGCGCAGATCAGAGCGGCCAGGAGGCCGATTGCGGCGACGCGTCTTCTATCTGTCATGCTAGAAGGGTGATCGGAAAGGGGGGCGGGCCGCCACCCGTGCTGTCGCACGGGTCCCCGAGTGCCACGGCCCCAGAGGGCACCCGCGCATTGCGCGGGTCGCGGTGCGACGAAGGCGTAGCCGTAGCTACTTCGAGGAGCTCCAACGACGGAGATGGGGCCGTGC from Gemmatimonadota bacterium encodes the following:
- a CDS encoding trypsin-like peptidase domain-containing protein, giving the protein MTDRRRVAAIGLLAALICAPACGQESAEVASTAGLSEEPTVSAGIAPAKDASVGTAPAETERSRGVPGELDQSRTTAIVRAANRVAPAVVSISVIRTERIRARTRYESFFMPPGGLRRSAGFGSGVIVRSDGIILTNDHVITGADQIRVTLPDGRDYDATVVGTDPVADIAVLRVEGEGLPFAPIGTVEGLMIGEWALAIGNPLGNYASDTKPTVTAGVISAVNRNIIPSSDDGSFYFGMIQTDASINPGNSGGPLVNAAGEVIGINASIISRSGGSEGLGFAIPIDRAMRIADDLLRTGQVIRAWVGIDVEPLEADQWGRTHGVRISRVADGSPGDVAGLEPGDQLLSANGRALTGPLDFEGVLLDLRAGERLTLDVEGQNRPVTLETTSYPSVTAERVTVLRDIQLISVTPQVQAERDLVSESGALVTDISDRLSEQLGLRRDDVILQINRIRVRTADETAQAFAAVRGTGRVALIFERDGGRYVREFYWRR